In the Catenulispora sp. EB89 genome, one interval contains:
- a CDS encoding DUF2461 domain-containing protein has translation MTTRFAGFGDEAYDFYLGLAADNSKAYWTEHKQVYDSAVREPMQALLDQLAPAFDGTPSLFRPYRDIRFSKDKTPYKTHQGALLNVAPGIGYYLSLDADGLHVGGGFFPQQREQTARFRAAIDSAATGPELEAIVARLEKRGFEIGGAQVRTRPRGVPADHPRLDLMRREHLTAGRAVAPAVGEDAGFATVLTKYWRDITPLVGWVMANAAPRGEEAED, from the coding sequence ATGACGACGCGGTTCGCAGGGTTCGGCGATGAGGCGTACGACTTCTACCTCGGGCTCGCCGCCGACAACTCGAAGGCCTACTGGACCGAGCACAAGCAGGTGTACGACAGCGCGGTGCGCGAGCCGATGCAGGCGCTGCTGGACCAGCTGGCGCCCGCCTTCGACGGCACGCCGAGCCTGTTCCGGCCGTACCGCGACATCCGCTTCAGCAAGGACAAGACGCCGTACAAGACGCACCAGGGCGCGCTGCTGAACGTCGCGCCGGGGATCGGCTACTACCTCTCGCTGGACGCCGACGGGCTGCACGTCGGCGGCGGCTTCTTCCCGCAGCAGCGCGAGCAGACCGCGCGCTTCCGCGCCGCGATCGACAGCGCCGCCACAGGACCGGAGCTCGAGGCGATCGTCGCGAGGCTGGAGAAGCGCGGCTTCGAGATCGGCGGCGCGCAGGTACGCACCCGGCCGCGCGGCGTGCCCGCCGACCATCCGCGGCTGGACCTGATGCGGCGGGAGCACCTGACGGCGGGGCGGGCGGTGGCGCCGGCGGTCGGCGAGGACGCCGGGTTCGCGACGGTGCTGACGAAGTACTGGCGGGACATCACGCCGCTGGTCGGGTGGGTGATGGCGAACGCGGCGCCGCGGGGCGAGGAAGCCGAGGACTGA
- a CDS encoding Mut7-C RNAse domain-containing protein — protein MAKADITITFDPGLHVFVSAANRKPGAAVATDATSSLGHVVEALGVPLVEVGELLVDGRPTAAGHVPVSGEDVEVRKLAFPQRVEGPLRFLLDIHLGTLARRLRVLGIDAAYETPDIGDAALAARSAQERRVMLSRDRGLLHRRELFAGAYVYSHQPTVQLDEILDRFQPELAPWTRCTACNGVLRPVTKEEMQSRVESGTAKSYDAFAECESCGHAYWRGAHSASLDAIVEQATRHR, from the coding sequence GTGGCGAAAGCGGACATCACCATCACCTTCGACCCGGGGCTGCACGTCTTCGTCTCGGCGGCGAACCGGAAGCCGGGCGCGGCCGTGGCGACCGACGCGACCTCCAGCCTCGGGCACGTCGTGGAGGCGCTCGGGGTGCCGTTGGTCGAGGTCGGGGAGTTGCTGGTGGACGGGCGGCCGACGGCGGCCGGGCACGTGCCGGTGTCCGGGGAGGACGTCGAGGTCCGCAAGCTCGCCTTCCCGCAGCGCGTCGAGGGTCCGCTGCGCTTCCTGCTCGACATCCACCTCGGCACGCTCGCCCGGCGGCTGCGGGTGCTCGGCATCGACGCCGCGTATGAGACCCCTGATATCGGCGACGCGGCGCTGGCGGCTCGCTCCGCGCAGGAGCGGCGGGTGATGCTCTCGCGCGATCGGGGGCTTCTGCACCGGCGTGAGCTGTTCGCCGGCGCCTACGTCTACAGCCACCAGCCCACCGTGCAGCTCGACGAGATCCTGGACCGTTTCCAGCCCGAGCTCGCACCGTGGACCCGGTGCACCGCGTGCAACGGCGTGCTGCGGCCGGTGACGAAGGAAGAGATGCAGAGCCGGGTGGAGAGCGGCACCGCCAAGTCCTACGACGCTTTCGCCGAATGCGAGTCCTGCGGCCACGCGTATTGGCGCGGCGCGCATTCGGCGAGCCTGGACGCGATCGTCGAGCAGGCGACGCGGCACCGGTAG
- a CDS encoding glycosidase, which translates to MPTKDDIIRDLFRREPANPILTAEDWPYRVNTVFNPGAATHDGETVLLCRVEDARGISHLTVARSPDGVHGWRVEPKPLLAEDPGDHTSMWGVEDCRVTWVAELGKYVIAYTAYGPSGPCVALATTEDFHSVEKLGAVMPPDDKDAALLPRRVNGEFVLYHRPVSSRTGNRGNIWLSRTTDLHHWSAPEPVMASREGPWWDAARIGLGPAPIETEHGWLAVYHGVKQMPAGPLYRAGLVLFDLEEPARVVRRSPAWVMGPAAEYETRGDVPNVVFPTGMVHDEDSGELRLYYGAGDSVVALATAKLDELLDYLWQYG; encoded by the coding sequence TTGCCGACCAAAGACGACATCATCCGGGACCTGTTCCGACGGGAGCCCGCCAATCCGATCCTCACCGCGGAGGACTGGCCCTACCGCGTCAACACGGTGTTCAATCCGGGCGCCGCGACCCACGACGGCGAGACCGTGCTGCTGTGCCGGGTCGAGGACGCGCGCGGGATCTCGCACCTGACGGTCGCGCGCTCGCCCGACGGTGTGCACGGCTGGCGGGTGGAGCCCAAACCGCTGCTGGCCGAGGACCCGGGCGACCACACCTCGATGTGGGGTGTGGAGGACTGCCGCGTGACGTGGGTCGCCGAGCTGGGGAAGTACGTGATCGCGTACACCGCGTACGGGCCGTCGGGGCCGTGCGTCGCGCTGGCCACCACCGAGGACTTCCACTCGGTGGAGAAGCTGGGCGCGGTGATGCCGCCGGACGACAAGGACGCGGCGCTGCTGCCGCGCCGGGTGAACGGCGAGTTCGTGCTCTACCACCGGCCGGTCAGCTCCCGGACCGGCAACCGCGGCAACATCTGGCTGTCGCGCACCACGGACCTGCACCACTGGAGCGCGCCGGAGCCGGTGATGGCCAGCCGCGAGGGGCCGTGGTGGGACGCGGCGCGCATCGGACTGGGGCCGGCGCCGATCGAGACCGAGCACGGCTGGCTGGCGGTCTACCACGGGGTCAAGCAGATGCCGGCGGGGCCGCTGTACCGGGCCGGACTGGTGCTGTTCGACCTGGAGGAGCCCGCGCGGGTGGTGCGGCGCTCTCCGGCGTGGGTGATGGGGCCGGCCGCGGAGTACGAGACGCGGGGGGACGTGCCGAACGTGGTGTTCCCCACGGGCATGGTGCACGACGAGGACAGCGGGGAGCTGCGGCTGTACTACGGGGCCGGGGATTCGGTGGTCGCTTTGGCCACGGCGAAGCTCGACGAGTTGCTCGACTATCTGTGGCAGTACGGCTGA
- a CDS encoding dodecin: protein MSEHTYRVTEIVGSSHEGVDAAIRNAISRASATLHKLDWFEVTQIRGHLKDGEVGHFQVGLKVGFQIDDAD from the coding sequence ATGAGCGAGCACACTTACCGCGTCACCGAGATCGTCGGCTCCTCGCACGAGGGCGTCGACGCCGCGATCCGCAACGCGATCAGCCGCGCCAGCGCCACCCTGCACAAGCTCGACTGGTTCGAGGTCACGCAGATCCGCGGCCACCTGAAGGACGGCGAGGTCGGCCACTTCCAGGTGGGGCTGAAGGTCGGCTTCCAGATCGACGACGCGGACTGA